The window GGCTTATTAACGATGTCTCTCATCCAAAAGTATGTTGATGAAATAGTGACAATCTCGGATGCCGAGATTGCTGCAGCCATCCTACTCATGTTAGAACGGGACAAGCAAGTTGTTGAGCCCGCAGGGGCTGCTTCCTTAGCTGTTGTCCTCAATAATCGCTCAGACTTCGCTGGGAAGAAGGTTGCTTGTGTTCTTTCAGGAGGAAATATCGATGTAAGCTTTATTCATAAAATCGTAGAAAAGGGCCTTGTGAAGCGTGGAAGGCAGTTAAAATTACGTACCGTTATGCTTGATAAACCCGGGAGTTTAGAAAAATTCGCTTCCATCGCTTCAAAGTGTGGCGCCAATATCATCATGGTACAACACGACCGAACGAACGCCGACTTACATCTGAATGAAGCGATCCTCCATGTAATATTCGAAGTCAGTGGTCCAAAGCATGGAAACGAACTAATCCAAGCCTTAGAACAAAACGGTTACCGAGTAACGATTGAATAAAGAATCTCGTACGTACCGTGTCTTCAAGTAGCTACGCTACTTGGACACGCTTTCGTGGCGCACCAAAAAGATTAATTATGAAATGATTGAAATTAGTTGTAGAAAGTGCTATGCTACCAACGGTAAACTCTAACATGCTTCACTACATAACAATAAATTGCATGGGGATATTATAAATTGAAGAGTATATATTGAAGAGCGTATTCTATAGGCTCTTTTTTATCGATTAGCGAGGTAATAATATGATAAAAGTTGATAACTTATCTTACTCATTTCCACAGAAAGATCTATATACTAAGATTTCATTTACATTAGAAGATGGCCAACATTGTGCTTTTATAGGATCAAGTGGCAGTGGAAAAAGTACACTGGTCGATATCATTATGGATCCAGAAAGATATATGTTCGATGGAAAATTAGAGATTGAACCTAACTGTAGAATTGGATATGTAAGCCAATTTTCACAACTAGACAAAACAAAAGAAACTACAGTTTTCGAATATATAGGGGAAGAATTTATTAAGCTACAACATGAGATAGCATCTATTTGTACTGAAATGGAAACAGCTTCAGATTATGATGTTTTACTAGAAAAGTACAAACAAGCTTTGGACGCATTTGATGCTATCGGTGGAGATAACTTTGAAAGCAATATCGATAAGAAGCTACATCTTGCAAACCTCAACAAGAAGAAAAACCTAATGGTATCTGAACTTAGTGGTGGGGAGTTCAAACTGATTCAGGTCATTAAGGAAATGCTTAAAGATCCAGATTTAATGATTATGGATGAACCCGAAGTGTTTTTAGACTTCGAAAACCTTAATGCTCTTAAAAATCTAATTAATTCACACAAAGGCATATTGTTAGTTATTACGCACAACAGATATCTATTGAATCACTGTTTTAATAAAATCATACACCTTGAAAACATGGAGCTCCAAGAGTTTGATGGTAGATATATTGATTATAACCTTGCCTTACTTCAAAGCAAAATTGAGGCACAAGAATTAGCTATTGGTGATGATAATGAAATTGCGAGAAATGAAATCATAATCGATAAATTAAGATATATAACAACTTATAATTCTGAAGCTTCTAGAGGGAAAGCACTAAAAGCTAGAGTTAAAAATCAAGAAAGATTAGAAGCTCGTAGAATTAAAGCGCCATTTGTAGAAATAAAACAGCCAAATATCCGCTTATTTAATAATCATGAAATTGAAGAAAGCATTGCTTTAAAAGTTACAGATTACAGTGTTTCTTTTGATGAAATACTTCTAGAAAATATTAACTTTGAGATTAAATCTACTGATAAGGTAGCTCTTATTGGTTCAAATGGTACCGGGAAAACGACTTTACTTCGAGAAATCTTTAAAAACAATCAACCTTCTATTGAAGTAAATAAAGACATTAATATGGCTTATCTATCTCAACTTCAAAGCGAAATGCTAAATGAATCTCAAACAATACTTGATGAGTTCTTCGATGTAGGGTTCAAAACTACTGATGAGATAACATCATATATTTCAAACTACGGTTTCGACAATGAAATTATCAATCAAAAGATTGAATCTTTATCAAGTGGAGAAAAAAACATACTTCAATTAGCTAAAATTTCTGCTAGTAAAGCAAACATGTTACTTCTTGATGAACCGACAAGTCATTTAGACACCTATTCACAAATAGCACTGGAAAAAGCCCTAAAAGACTATAAAGGTGCAATTCTAATGGTTTCTCATGATTACTATTTTATAGTAAATTGTATGGATTATGTTTTAATCATTGAAGATAAGACGATTAGAAAAATGACAATGCGAAAATTCAGAAAGATGATTTATGCTAATCATTTTGATAGAGATTATTTAGAAATTGAAGAAAATAAAAAATCAGTTGAAACAAAAATAGAATTAGCTTTAAGGGATAC of the Desulfuribacillus stibiiarsenatis genome contains:
- a CDS encoding ABC-F family ATP-binding cassette domain-containing protein, with protein sequence MIKVDNLSYSFPQKDLYTKISFTLEDGQHCAFIGSSGSGKSTLVDIIMDPERYMFDGKLEIEPNCRIGYVSQFSQLDKTKETTVFEYIGEEFIKLQHEIASICTEMETASDYDVLLEKYKQALDAFDAIGGDNFESNIDKKLHLANLNKKKNLMVSELSGGEFKLIQVIKEMLKDPDLMIMDEPEVFLDFENLNALKNLINSHKGILLVITHNRYLLNHCFNKIIHLENMELQEFDGRYIDYNLALLQSKIEAQELAIGDDNEIARNEIIIDKLRYITTYNSEASRGKALKARVKNQERLEARRIKAPFVEIKQPNIRLFNNHEIEESIALKVTDYSVSFDEILLENINFEIKSTDKVALIGSNGTGKTTLLREIFKNNQPSIEVNKDINMAYLSQLQSEMLNESQTILDEFFDVGFKTTDEITSYISNYGFDNEIINQKIESLSSGEKNILQLAKISASKANMLLLDEPTSHLDTYSQIALEKALKDYKGAILMVSHDYYFIVNCMDYVLIIEDKTIRKMTMRKFRKMIYANHFDRDYLEIEENKKSVETKIELALRDTNYELAKVLTEELEELIKLL